A section of the Virgibacillus sp. NKC19-3 genome encodes:
- the phnE gene encoding phosphonate ABC transporter, permease protein PhnE produces the protein MSQRDQLKKARVKRRGKLALLLIALVVLYVWAFSGIEFKGIQETAGPVTKNILKGFISPDWSYVYSPDGEDLIRGLVETLAIAIVGIVLSVIFAIPIGLWASKNLSSNFLAFQSGKGLLSFIRTLPDIILALLFIKVVGPGAYAGMLALGIGAIGMLGKLYAEEVEAMDPGPVESITAVGGNKLQQLAFGVIPQVLPGFISATLYRFEINMRSAATLGLIGAGGIGTSLIFAIQGRTWDRVGMILIGIVVVVLIVDLISSALRKRIV, from the coding sequence ATGAGTCAACGTGATCAACTAAAAAAGGCACGAGTCAAAAGAAGAGGAAAACTTGCCCTTCTTCTCATTGCTCTGGTTGTCCTATATGTCTGGGCATTTTCCGGGATTGAGTTCAAGGGTATCCAAGAAACAGCTGGCCCTGTTACAAAAAACATATTAAAAGGCTTTATTTCGCCAGATTGGAGTTATGTATACAGTCCTGATGGTGAAGATTTAATCAGAGGGCTAGTGGAAACTCTGGCTATAGCCATTGTTGGTATTGTTCTGTCTGTTATTTTTGCAATTCCCATAGGGCTCTGGGCATCCAAAAACCTAAGCTCGAACTTTCTTGCTTTCCAAAGCGGTAAGGGTTTACTGAGCTTTATCCGTACGCTTCCTGATATTATTCTTGCCCTTCTTTTTATCAAAGTAGTTGGCCCTGGTGCATATGCGGGGATGCTGGCCCTTGGTATTGGAGCGATCGGGATGCTGGGTAAATTATATGCGGAAGAAGTCGAAGCAATGGATCCGGGGCCAGTTGAATCCATTACAGCTGTCGGAGGGAATAAATTGCAGCAGCTTGCCTTTGGAGTCATTCCTCAAGTATTGCCTGGTTTTATTTCTGCAACACTTTATCGTTTTGAGATCAATATGCGTTCTGCAGCCACCTTGGGTCTTATTGGTGCCGGAGGAATCGGAACATCGTTAATTTTTGCTATTCAAGGACGAACCTGGGATCGCGTTGGTATGATTCTTATTGGAATTGTCGTCGTTGTATTAATCGTCGACCTGATTTCCAGTGCTTTGAGAAAAAGAATTGTTTAA
- a CDS encoding putative polysaccharide biosynthesis protein, whose product MDRNETNTLVKGALLLTIAGLISKILSAGYRIPLQNMTGDIGFYIYQQVYPILGIALVLALYGFPSAISKMTVDLKAEGRIPSFTRFYIPIFIILCGINGVVFLSLFVYAPLLAKWVGDVNLADTYRFAAFVFLFIPFAALLRGVFQGNYQMKPTAYSQIGEQFIRVIMIITAAVVVAIQGRNFYEIGHAAVLASILGFATATLILVWFFIKEEHAVRDTYQVPWSYYIRMILTLGMVAALNHMVLLVIQFADTFTLIPSLMDYGLSQVEAMEAKGVFDRGQPLIQLGTVLGSSFALALVPTISRQKLEKDPDTFHHYIRGAMLFSFYLAIGATVGLMVIFPEANVLLFQNDQGTADLQILVSSILLCSLAITAAAILQGLGFMKRTAGFIAIAFFIKWISNQLLVPWLGITGSAVATVFSLLILCGLVLVALKRKLPHLHFFEHINRGALVKAVLAMVVYIIVVEFIFSYIGTSTRIGLLVYIVFVSVTGGIIFIYSLLKGRAFTARELAMLPFAQTFIRIHKGRKINE is encoded by the coding sequence ATGGACAGGAATGAAACAAATACGTTAGTGAAAGGCGCTTTATTACTGACCATCGCCGGATTGATCAGTAAGATATTAAGTGCTGGCTACCGAATTCCCCTTCAAAATATGACGGGGGACATCGGTTTTTATATTTACCAGCAGGTGTACCCTATTCTTGGGATCGCACTGGTTTTGGCATTATATGGCTTTCCGTCGGCGATATCTAAAATGACGGTAGACCTAAAAGCAGAGGGGAGAATTCCTTCCTTTACCCGTTTTTATATCCCTATTTTTATCATTCTATGTGGCATCAATGGAGTAGTCTTTCTGTCCCTATTTGTTTATGCGCCTTTGCTTGCGAAATGGGTAGGGGACGTGAATTTGGCGGATACTTACCGGTTTGCGGCGTTTGTCTTTTTGTTCATTCCTTTCGCTGCCTTATTAAGAGGGGTTTTCCAAGGGAATTATCAAATGAAGCCGACAGCTTATTCTCAAATCGGAGAACAATTTATTCGTGTTATTATGATTATAACAGCTGCGGTAGTTGTTGCCATTCAGGGGCGAAATTTTTACGAAATTGGACATGCTGCTGTGCTTGCGTCGATATTGGGTTTTGCGACGGCTACGTTGATTCTTGTTTGGTTTTTTATAAAAGAAGAGCATGCTGTACGTGATACCTATCAAGTTCCGTGGAGTTATTATATACGGATGATTTTAACACTAGGAATGGTTGCTGCGTTAAATCATATGGTGTTGCTTGTGATCCAATTTGCCGATACTTTCACGCTGATACCCAGTCTAATGGATTACGGTTTGTCGCAGGTGGAAGCGATGGAAGCAAAAGGCGTGTTCGATCGCGGGCAGCCATTAATCCAGCTTGGGACGGTCTTAGGCTCGTCTTTTGCGCTTGCACTCGTGCCAACTATTTCAAGGCAAAAGTTGGAAAAGGATCCGGATACGTTTCATCATTACATACGTGGTGCCATGTTGTTCAGTTTTTACTTAGCCATTGGCGCAACAGTAGGATTAATGGTTATCTTCCCGGAAGCAAATGTGTTATTATTCCAAAACGATCAAGGAACGGCTGATTTACAAATACTTGTCTCGTCCATCCTGCTTTGCTCGCTAGCGATAACAGCCGCAGCAATTCTCCAAGGGCTAGGCTTTATGAAACGGACAGCTGGCTTTATAGCAATCGCATTCTTTATCAAATGGATCAGCAATCAGCTACTGGTTCCGTGGCTTGGGATAACAGGCAGTGCTGTTGCAACGGTATTCAGCTTACTTATATTATGTGGGCTTGTTCTTGTTGCGTTAAAAAGAAAATTGCCGCACCTCCATTTTTTTGAACATATTAATCGAGGTGCGCTGGTAAAAGCAGTACTAGCAATGGTTGTTTATATTATTGTCGTGGAGTTTATTTTTTCCTATATTGGAACATCAACACGTATCGGGTTACTGGTTTATATCGTGTTTGTCTCCGTAACGGGTGGGATTATTTTTATCTATAGCTTGTTAAAAGGACGGGCCTTTACAGCAAGAGAACTAGCTATGTTACCCTTCGCACAGACTTTCATTCGTATCCACAAAGGGAGGAAGATAAATGAGTAA
- a CDS encoding NDxxF motif lipoprotein: protein MRRIVISFLIVFILSACSQGENTDTTEEEILHTEDVEVPSEIFTSEKQNNELDEEEIKSSIRLYLDSHEDLDSASYPLQNKIYEEEELNKDELEKLSDIIELTKENDENFFNYISNNTLPEGYQGESKRISQYITTYNEILYELEAMFNDLMAEAKKGKFPEVNITSIMNKTDVVNGREQNKIEAFLDKKNIKTKAFGREH, encoded by the coding sequence ATGAGAAGGATTGTTATTAGTTTCTTAATTGTTTTTATATTAAGCGCATGTTCGCAGGGGGAGAATACTGACACGACAGAAGAGGAAATTCTTCATACGGAGGACGTGGAAGTTCCTAGTGAAATTTTCACTTCTGAAAAACAAAATAATGAACTTGACGAAGAAGAAATAAAATCAAGCATAAGACTATATCTTGACAGTCATGAAGACTTAGATAGCGCTAGTTATCCTTTGCAAAATAAGATATATGAAGAAGAAGAATTAAATAAAGATGAATTAGAGAAGCTATCCGACATCATCGAGCTAACAAAAGAAAATGATGAGAATTTTTTTAACTATATCTCAAATAACACTTTACCTGAAGGTTATCAAGGAGAGTCTAAAAGAATCAGCCAGTACATTACAACTTACAATGAGATACTTTATGAACTAGAAGCAATGTTCAATGACCTTATGGCGGAAGCAAAAAAAGGAAAATTTCCAGAAGTAAACATCACATCAATAATGAATAAGACTGATGTGGTGAATGGAAGAGAACAGAATAAAATAGAGGCGTTTCTTGATAAGAAAAATATTAAAACAAAAGCATTTGGAAGGGAACATTAA
- the glpT gene encoding glycerol-3-phosphate transporter → MLKMFKPAKAVERLPDDKIDSTYKKLRMQVFMGIFIGYAAYYLIRKNFSIAMPYLQEEGFSKGELGLALSAVSIAYGISKFVMGTVSDRSNARVFLVAGLILSAIINLLMGFVPVFTSTTTIMFIMLFVNGWFQGMGWPPSGRVLVHWFSVSERGGKTAIWNVAHNVGGGLMAPLATAGVAIGTSYFGARFIGYEGVFIFPAIIAILVAIVAYMLTRDTPQSVGLPPIEEHRNDYPSKSKETFETELTTKEILFKYVLNNKWVWAIAFANIFVYFVRYGVLDWAPTYLSDEKGFSMNESSFAYFLYEWAGIPGTLLCGWISDKVFKGRRGPAGVVFMVGVLIAVLVYWFNPAGNPMIDNIALIAIGFLIYGPVMLIGLQALDYVPKKAAGTAAGLTGLFGYLFGSLSANAIMGFVVDANGWDAGFMLLTGSCVLAIVLFALTWNVRGQEVVKH, encoded by the coding sequence ATGCTAAAAATGTTTAAACCTGCTAAAGCGGTGGAGAGGCTACCGGATGATAAGATTGATTCAACGTATAAAAAATTGCGTATGCAAGTCTTTATGGGTATTTTTATTGGTTATGCAGCTTATTATTTAATTCGTAAAAACTTCTCCATTGCAATGCCTTACTTGCAGGAAGAAGGGTTCTCAAAAGGAGAATTGGGGCTTGCATTATCTGCAGTATCCATTGCTTATGGTATTAGTAAATTCGTTATGGGTACCGTTTCGGATAGGAGTAATGCTCGTGTATTCTTAGTTGCAGGTTTAATTTTATCTGCGATTATTAATTTACTGATGGGCTTTGTTCCTGTGTTTACATCAACAACTACGATTATGTTCATCATGCTATTTGTAAATGGTTGGTTCCAAGGCATGGGTTGGCCACCGTCTGGCCGTGTGCTCGTTCATTGGTTCAGCGTTAGTGAACGTGGAGGTAAGACGGCTATTTGGAATGTTGCACATAATGTAGGTGGAGGATTAATGGCACCATTAGCAACGGCTGGTGTCGCTATTGGGACATCTTATTTTGGTGCTCGTTTCATTGGATATGAAGGGGTGTTTATTTTTCCAGCAATTATTGCTATTTTAGTGGCCATCGTTGCCTATATGCTTACTCGTGATACACCCCAATCTGTTGGTTTACCTCCAATTGAAGAGCATCGAAATGATTATCCAAGTAAGTCAAAAGAGACATTTGAAACGGAATTAACGACGAAAGAAATTTTATTCAAGTATGTATTAAATAATAAATGGGTATGGGCAATCGCCTTTGCGAATATTTTTGTTTACTTTGTCCGCTATGGTGTACTTGATTGGGCACCAACGTATTTAAGTGATGAGAAGGGTTTTAGTATGAATGAATCCAGTTTTGCTTATTTTTTGTATGAATGGGCAGGTATTCCTGGAACGCTATTATGTGGTTGGATTTCTGACAAAGTATTTAAAGGACGCCGCGGGCCAGCAGGAGTTGTGTTTATGGTCGGAGTGCTAATTGCCGTTCTTGTTTACTGGTTCAATCCTGCAGGTAACCCGATGATTGACAATATTGCTCTAATTGCCATTGGTTTCTTAATTTATGGACCAGTCATGTTAATTGGTCTGCAAGCATTAGATTATGTTCCTAAAAAAGCAGCAGGCACCGCTGCTGGATTAACTGGACTATTCGGTTATCTTTTCGGTTCTCTCTCAGCAAATGCGATTATGGGATTCGTCGTAGATGCGAATGGTTGGGATGCCGGATTTATGCTGTTAACCGGATCTTGCGTTCTTGCGATTGTGTTGTTCGCATTAACATGGAATGTCCGTGGTCAAGAAGTAGTCAAACATTAA
- a CDS encoding type II toxin-antitoxin system HicB family antitoxin, with the protein MFKDRYIYPAVFSYADNGISVSFPDLPGCLTAGNNDEEALLMGKEAMALHLFGMEEDQETIPDPTPTQALKVEDHQAVILLEVWMPPFRHEMRNKSIKKALTVLRWMDDIAREHNINYSHLLQDALSEHLKM; encoded by the coding sequence ATGTTCAAAGATCGCTATATTTATCCGGCTGTTTTTTCCTATGCGGACAACGGGATTTCCGTTTCTTTCCCGGATCTTCCTGGCTGTTTGACAGCTGGAAACAATGATGAAGAAGCATTATTAATGGGAAAGGAAGCAATGGCCCTCCATCTTTTCGGAATGGAAGAGGATCAGGAAACGATTCCGGATCCCACCCCCACTCAGGCTTTGAAGGTTGAGGATCATCAAGCTGTGATTTTATTGGAGGTTTGGATGCCGCCATTTCGCCATGAAATGCGCAACAAGTCGATTAAAAAGGCGTTAACGGTCCTAAGGTGGATGGATGATATTGCCCGCGAACACAATATTAATTATTCTCACCTCTTGCAGGATGCATTATCGGAACATCTCAAAATGTAG
- a CDS encoding transglycosylase domain-containing protein, with the protein MPEYKSRTEKRQAKESARKTHKKRPLLKKVIISAMVALLVVIIAGIITAVTYIRDAPPLDADELVFSEGATIYDMNDQEVGRLQGTENRTYRDISEMPEHLKDAFIAIEDSRFYDHGGIDFYRVGGAIVANIREGFGAEGASTITQQLVKQAFLSTDQTMKRKVQEQWLALQMERQYSKDEILEMYLNIGYFDSGVWGVGEASIRYFDKEDLNELSIADAAVLAAIPRRPSYYNPESNPEAAEDRRDLVLSQMEDQELISSEEAQEAMEVNIEDQLNFTPANNDFAYQSFIDHVMEEVEDIDGIELADLYSSGFDIYTTIDMDAQDYAQAVVQSDDYISQYPDEEAFQVGFTLLDTQSGAIRALVGNRQESEAERGWNHATAASGQPGSTIKPLLDYGPAIENLQWSTGHQIVDAPHSYSDGTEIRNYTRSYSGSVSMREALVQSLNIPAVKTLQEVGLDDAQAFAEGLGLTFEDDIEESYALGGFREGVSSLDMAAAYAAFGNDGVYNEPHSVRKIVFRDGQEIELSPESERAMQDSTAYMITDMLKGVLTGAAGTGTRANVEGLPMAGKTGTSNFSAEEQQDYGFPEGAVPDIWFNGYTTRYTAAVWTGYEGPRSSGYLASGEEQQIAKDIFRQVMAHVHEGEETADFTRPDTVCGTGVLSICGANPSPTEDDLIEDDTPQEEPEEPIEEEPEEDESEEEEQPDESTEEEDPEEEQPDESTEEEDSEEEQPDESTEEEDSEEEQPDESTEEEDPEEEQPEEDQDESNDTEAPEDEESDESTDDPPDNDNSDSGNDDDGGADDDEGNSDNGDSESDDTED; encoded by the coding sequence ATGCCTGAATATAAATCACGGACGGAAAAACGCCAAGCAAAGGAATCCGCCCGCAAAACACATAAAAAACGCCCCCTATTAAAAAAAGTGATAATTAGTGCGATGGTTGCCTTGTTGGTTGTAATCATTGCAGGAATTATAACAGCAGTAACATATATTCGTGATGCCCCTCCGTTGGATGCTGATGAGCTTGTATTTTCTGAGGGTGCGACTATTTATGATATGAACGATCAGGAAGTCGGTCGCCTGCAAGGTACTGAAAATCGTACGTATCGCGATATTTCCGAAATGCCCGAACATTTGAAAGACGCTTTCATTGCGATTGAGGATTCTCGTTTTTATGATCATGGTGGGATTGATTTTTACCGAGTCGGTGGAGCCATCGTTGCGAATATTAGGGAAGGGTTTGGTGCTGAAGGCGCGAGTACCATTACACAACAACTTGTTAAACAAGCCTTCTTGTCCACCGATCAAACAATGAAACGAAAAGTGCAGGAACAATGGCTGGCTTTGCAAATGGAGCGCCAATACTCCAAGGATGAGATACTGGAAATGTATTTGAATATTGGTTACTTTGATAGTGGTGTCTGGGGGGTTGGAGAGGCTTCGATTCGCTATTTTGATAAAGAGGATTTAAACGAACTGAGTATTGCCGATGCTGCTGTGCTGGCTGCGATTCCTCGGCGTCCTTCTTACTATAATCCAGAAAGTAATCCGGAAGCTGCTGAGGACCGAAGAGACTTAGTTCTTTCTCAAATGGAAGATCAAGAATTAATTAGTAGTGAAGAAGCCCAGGAGGCGATGGAAGTCAATATTGAAGATCAGTTGAATTTCACCCCTGCCAATAATGATTTTGCCTATCAATCGTTTATTGATCATGTTATGGAGGAAGTGGAAGATATCGATGGCATTGAACTCGCTGATCTATATTCCTCCGGTTTTGACATTTATACGACGATTGATATGGATGCTCAAGATTATGCGCAAGCTGTAGTGCAGAGCGATGACTATATTTCCCAATATCCGGATGAAGAAGCCTTTCAAGTGGGCTTTACCCTTCTTGACACGCAAAGCGGAGCCATTCGTGCGTTGGTTGGTAACCGGCAAGAAAGTGAGGCTGAAAGAGGATGGAATCATGCCACTGCAGCTAGTGGGCAACCCGGTTCTACCATCAAGCCTCTGCTTGATTACGGACCGGCCATTGAAAATTTGCAGTGGTCGACCGGGCATCAAATTGTAGATGCTCCGCATTCCTACTCTGATGGCACTGAAATCCGGAACTATACGAGAAGTTATAGTGGAAGTGTTTCGATGCGGGAGGCCTTAGTACAGTCCTTGAATATTCCAGCTGTCAAAACACTGCAGGAAGTGGGGCTCGACGATGCCCAGGCTTTTGCAGAAGGACTCGGACTCACCTTTGAAGATGACATTGAAGAAAGTTATGCACTTGGTGGCTTTAGAGAAGGAGTCTCCAGTTTGGATATGGCAGCTGCATACGCAGCCTTTGGCAATGATGGTGTATATAACGAACCCCACAGCGTTCGAAAAATTGTTTTCCGGGACGGGCAGGAGATTGAGCTTAGCCCTGAATCCGAGCGGGCGATGCAGGATTCTACCGCCTATATGATAACAGACATGCTCAAAGGCGTGCTAACGGGTGCAGCAGGAACCGGCACACGTGCGAATGTTGAGGGCTTGCCGATGGCTGGAAAGACAGGAACATCGAACTTTTCCGCTGAGGAACAACAGGATTATGGCTTTCCGGAAGGTGCCGTGCCTGATATTTGGTTTAACGGGTATACGACTCGTTATACGGCGGCTGTCTGGACAGGATATGAAGGTCCACGTAGCAGCGGTTATTTAGCCAGTGGTGAGGAACAACAGATCGCTAAGGATATCTTCCGCCAAGTCATGGCTCACGTTCATGAAGGGGAGGAAACAGCAGACTTTACACGTCCTGATACAGTATGTGGAACCGGAGTGCTATCGATTTGCGGTGCCAATCCATCACCGACGGAGGATGATCTCATTGAGGATGACACTCCGCAAGAAGAGCCGGAAGAACCGATAGAAGAAGAACCTGAGGAAGACGAATCCGAGGAAGAAGAGCAACCGGATGAATCCACTGAAGAGGAAGATCCCGAAGAGGAGCAACCGGATGAATCTACTGAAGAGGAAGATTCCGAAGAAGAGCAGCCGGATGAATCCACTGAAGAAGAAGATTCTGAAGAAGAGCAGCCGGATGAATCCACTGAAGAGGAAGACCCCGAAGAAGAGCAACCGGAAGAAGACCAAGATGAATCCAATGATACAGAGGCACCTGAGGATGAAGAATCGGATGAATCTACCGATGATCCGCCGGATAACGATAATAGTGATAGCGGGAACGATGATGATGGCGGAGCAGATGACGACGAAGGTAATAGCGATAACGGCGATAGCGAGAGTGATGATACAGAGGACTAA
- a CDS encoding bifunctional metallophosphatase/5'-nucleotidase encodes MEKKKIVILFTSDVHGKISPYNSQDKSHDGKGYANISSVIDTVRKDEENVIVIDNGDMLQGTPLSHYILAEKEDNSHIHPVISACNTIQYDAAVVGNHEFNYGREKLEKAVSDSNFPWLSANIVKKGTTDPYFGTPYMIKDFDGLTVGILGLTTKNIPVWEPDRHIDRFDFLDPVETAKKWITRLKDEEQVDVVTIAYHGGFEHDPITGEYFAVSNGENQGNDLLASLPELDVLITGHQHLVYQAVTEADIAVIQSGTKGEFVGRIDLNFKKEQEDDHYTLVHRKTSLISVKDVTADEAILSDIKEIEKEVDDWLDETLTTVSDPSSMQIEDPLGDVWTKEHPMIEWVNKTFLKITGADMASTAFFLTQGMTFGHTLTRRDIHTFYPFANTLVVMEATGEEIRSSLEFSASFLTLDADGHPAISEDWKSPRLLSYNYDMWEGIQYTINLQKPKGERITSLTFHGEALDSNKKYRVATSSYRASGTGGYDMFGENKIIKEFPFGVTEMLIEELENTEAFIPQTNQNWQVLT; translated from the coding sequence TTGGAAAAGAAAAAAATTGTCATATTATTTACAAGTGATGTACATGGAAAAATCTCACCTTATAACAGTCAGGACAAAAGCCATGATGGGAAAGGTTATGCCAATATTTCTTCCGTTATAGACACAGTGAGAAAAGATGAAGAAAATGTGATTGTCATTGATAACGGAGATATGTTACAAGGCACCCCACTTTCTCATTACATACTTGCGGAAAAAGAAGATAACAGTCATATTCACCCAGTCATTTCGGCTTGTAACACTATTCAATATGATGCAGCCGTTGTTGGAAATCATGAATTTAATTACGGTAGGGAAAAACTGGAAAAGGCCGTAAGTGATTCGAATTTCCCTTGGTTATCTGCCAATATTGTTAAAAAAGGAACGACGGATCCATACTTTGGTACACCGTATATGATCAAAGATTTTGATGGACTTACTGTTGGCATCCTAGGATTGACAACCAAAAACATTCCCGTATGGGAGCCGGATCGTCACATTGATCGCTTTGATTTTCTGGATCCGGTGGAAACCGCAAAAAAGTGGATCACCCGTTTAAAGGATGAGGAACAAGTAGATGTTGTCACCATTGCCTATCACGGTGGCTTTGAACATGATCCTATAACAGGGGAGTACTTTGCCGTCAGCAATGGAGAAAATCAAGGGAATGATCTGCTGGCAAGTCTACCTGAATTAGATGTATTAATTACTGGTCATCAGCATCTGGTTTACCAAGCTGTTACAGAAGCAGATATAGCGGTAATTCAATCTGGAACAAAGGGAGAGTTCGTCGGACGCATTGACCTGAACTTCAAAAAAGAACAAGAAGATGACCATTATACATTAGTACATCGGAAAACATCGCTCATTTCAGTAAAAGATGTCACGGCAGATGAAGCGATTTTATCAGATATCAAAGAGATAGAAAAGGAAGTAGATGACTGGCTTGATGAAACATTAACAACCGTATCTGATCCGTCTTCGATGCAGATTGAAGACCCACTGGGTGATGTATGGACAAAGGAACATCCTATGATTGAATGGGTGAATAAAACCTTTTTAAAAATCACTGGAGCAGATATGGCATCAACAGCCTTTTTTCTCACGCAAGGCATGACATTTGGCCATACGCTTACCAGAAGAGATATTCACACCTTCTATCCGTTTGCCAATACATTAGTCGTGATGGAGGCAACAGGAGAAGAAATAAGGTCGTCACTTGAGTTTAGCGCATCCTTTTTAACATTAGATGCAGATGGCCATCCTGCGATAAGTGAGGATTGGAAATCTCCACGACTTCTTAGCTATAATTACGATATGTGGGAAGGCATTCAATATACTATTAATCTGCAAAAACCAAAAGGCGAACGGATTACTTCACTGACATTTCATGGAGAGGCACTGGATTCAAATAAGAAATACCGTGTAGCAACGAGCAGCTACCGAGCAAGCGGTACGGGTGGCTATGACATGTTTGGTGAAAATAAAATAATCAAAGAATTCCCGTTTGGCGTCACTGAAATGCTGATTGAGGAATTAGAAAACACAGAAGCGTTTATTCCACAAACCAACCAAAATTGGCAGGTATTGACGTAA
- the phnE gene encoding phosphonate ABC transporter, permease protein PhnE, producing the protein MDTKLNSPLPVRPSRWSFYLFLVGLFVIVLLSAIYIGANPLILFQNIDNMVDLIVSMFPPAWSYIATTTPAMLETIRMALLGTTIGMIFSIPIMFLCARNIFRTRWLVELSRIGLNVLRTIPDLLLAAIFAAILGFSPLAGIVALSIFSIGIIAKLSFEAIENIDNGPLESMTAVGANKLQWIAFGVVPQILPHFVSYVLYTFEINIRAAAILGLVGAGGIGIYYDRALGFFAYDQVLALILYTLVVVIIIDLISLNIREKLL; encoded by the coding sequence ATGGACACAAAACTGAATAGCCCCTTACCGGTAAGGCCTTCAAGGTGGTCATTTTACTTATTTCTCGTTGGTCTGTTTGTAATTGTGTTGCTTAGTGCCATTTATATTGGAGCGAACCCGCTTATTTTATTCCAGAACATTGACAATATGGTTGATTTAATTGTCAGTATGTTTCCTCCTGCTTGGTCGTATATAGCTACGACAACGCCGGCTATGCTGGAGACAATCCGTATGGCACTACTCGGAACAACCATAGGGATGATATTTTCCATTCCTATTATGTTTCTATGCGCACGTAATATTTTCCGGACCCGCTGGCTAGTGGAATTATCGCGGATCGGTTTGAACGTTTTACGTACGATTCCTGATCTGCTTTTAGCTGCTATTTTTGCTGCAATTCTTGGTTTCTCACCGCTAGCCGGAATTGTTGCCTTATCTATCTTTTCGATTGGCATTATTGCAAAACTATCCTTTGAGGCGATTGAAAATATTGATAACGGTCCACTGGAATCAATGACTGCGGTAGGGGCAAATAAATTACAATGGATTGCTTTCGGAGTTGTCCCTCAAATACTCCCACATTTTGTTTCCTATGTGCTTTATACGTTTGAAATCAATATCCGTGCTGCAGCCATTCTTGGTTTAGTCGGAGCAGGCGGTATTGGTATCTATTATGATCGTGCACTCGGTTTTTTCGCCTACGACCAGGTGCTGGCGTTAATTCTATATACCTTAGTCGTTGTCATTATTATTGATTTAATTAGTTTGAATATAAGGGAGAAACTGCTATGA